The Rhodoferax sediminis genome has a segment encoding these proteins:
- a CDS encoding SGNH/GDSL hydrolase family protein has protein sequence MTGNWLRRIIMLAACASVALLAGCGSSVESALAPSRFISFGDAFSDVGNLGVNNKYTVNDGSVNNWTQQLAASYGLSIAPSRSGGLGYAQGNARITITPDAAGSTATKTVTQQIDAFLASNTLQPNDVVLINGGISDIVAEWEAMTAGTETQAQMTANVTQAAKDLGAQVQRLVNAGAQHVVLVGTYDLSVSPWAAAIGQPRLNSLLSKTTVNFNNALLLSVVNLGANVLYVDAAFYFNIVTAAPAGYAPLGTTGNSPTPAPVCTSVDPGPGIGIGANQVNSSLCTTSTLLPGVDYTTYLFADPLYFAPSAQRLFGTSAFTKVSQRW, from the coding sequence ATGACAGGAAATTGGTTGCGCCGCATCATCATGCTGGCTGCCTGCGCGTCGGTGGCGCTGCTGGCGGGCTGCGGCAGCTCGGTCGAGTCGGCCCTCGCGCCTTCGCGCTTCATCTCGTTCGGCGACGCCTTCAGCGATGTCGGCAATCTCGGCGTCAACAACAAGTACACGGTGAATGACGGCAGCGTCAACAACTGGACGCAGCAACTGGCGGCCAGCTACGGCCTGAGCATCGCGCCCTCCCGCAGCGGCGGCCTGGGTTATGCGCAGGGCAACGCGCGCATCACCATTACGCCGGACGCCGCCGGCAGCACCGCGACCAAGACGGTGACGCAGCAGATCGACGCCTTTTTGGCGTCCAACACACTGCAGCCGAACGACGTGGTGCTGATCAATGGCGGCATCAGCGACATCGTGGCGGAGTGGGAAGCCATGACGGCGGGGACCGAAACCCAGGCCCAGATGACCGCCAATGTCACACAGGCCGCCAAGGATCTCGGGGCCCAGGTCCAGCGCCTGGTGAACGCGGGCGCGCAGCACGTGGTGCTGGTCGGCACCTACGATCTGAGCGTCTCGCCCTGGGCCGCGGCCATTGGCCAGCCGCGCCTGAACTCCCTGCTGAGCAAGACAACGGTGAATTTCAATAACGCGCTGCTGCTCAGCGTCGTCAACCTTGGTGCCAACGTCCTGTACGTCGATGCGGCTTTTTACTTCAATATCGTGACGGCAGCGCCGGCGGGTTATGCGCCGCTGGGCACGACCGGAAACTCCCCCACCCCGGCCCCGGTCTGCACCTCGGTCGATCCCGGCCCGGGCATCGGTATCGGCGCAAACCAGGTCAACTCCTCTCTGTGCACGACCTCCACCCTTCTTCCCGGGGTCGACTACACCACCTACCTGTTTGCCGACCCGCTGTATTTCGCGCCAAGCGCACAGCGCCTGTTCGGCACGAGTGCGTTCACCAAGGTGAGCCAGCGCTGGTAA
- the tsaB gene encoding tRNA (adenosine(37)-N6)-threonylcarbamoyltransferase complex dimerization subunit type 1 TsaB yields the protein MKLLAFDTSTEVMSIAVAHDGEVWQHTGAGGAQASSTLIPAIQSLMAQAGLRLEQLDAIAFGRGPGSFTGLRTACSVAQGLAFGASAKLMSRSGALSEVKVLPIDTLLALAEEARYLHGATRVRALLDARMDEMYLADYEFESNLWRPDGDFSLIRPETLRARAGWALAGNVFAAYGARLPQGMPRRQALPTATAMLRLAPGLIAAGRAVRADQALPLYIRDKVAKTTDERAAERAALSPTI from the coding sequence ATGAAGCTGCTCGCCTTCGATACCAGCACCGAGGTCATGTCCATTGCCGTGGCGCATGACGGTGAGGTCTGGCAGCATACCGGCGCCGGCGGCGCACAGGCCTCCAGCACGCTGATTCCGGCGATCCAGTCGCTGATGGCGCAGGCCGGCCTGCGGCTGGAGCAGCTCGATGCGATCGCCTTTGGCCGCGGCCCGGGCTCGTTCACCGGGCTGCGCACGGCCTGCTCGGTGGCGCAGGGGTTGGCCTTTGGCGCCAGCGCCAAATTGATGTCCCGCAGCGGCGCCTTGTCCGAAGTGAAGGTGCTGCCCATCGACACCCTGCTGGCCCTCGCCGAAGAAGCTCGCTACCTGCACGGCGCCACGCGCGTGCGCGCCCTGCTGGACGCCCGCATGGACGAGATGTACCTTGCCGACTATGAATTTGAGAGCAACTTGTGGAGACCTGACGGGGACTTCAGCCTGATTCGACCTGAAACCCTGCGGGCCAGGGCGGGCTGGGCGCTGGCCGGCAATGTATTTGCCGCGTACGGCGCGCGTCTGCCGCAAGGCATGCCGCGGCGGCAGGCGCTGCCCACGGCCACGGCGATGCTGCGGCTGGCCCCAGGCCTGATCGCGGCGGGCCGGGCGGTTCGTGCCGACCAGGCCCTGCCGCTCTATATTCGCGATAAAGTGGCAAAAACCACCGACGAGCGTGCGGCCGAGCGGGCCGCACTGTCGCCAACGATTTGA
- a CDS encoding 5-(carboxyamino)imidazole ribonucleotide synthase, which produces MSAGERREGPPRASSAPSGLSPAAPDVPAHIGTGRRAAASGSGTSSAARAASAVVDAKPVTSVGAPILPGATLGVMGGGQLGRMFVQAAQSMGYFTVVLDPDASSPAGLVSHYHLLADYLDAAALAQLAQRCDAITTEFENVPAPALRQLAAQRRVSPDADAVAIAQDRAREKAHFVACGVPCAPHAVIETAAQLAAVSEALLPGILKTARLGYDGKGQIRVTTRAELAAAWAELGNAPCVLEKMLALKAECSVIVARGLDGAMVHFPVQRNLHQGGILAVTEVYEENVSPALARSAVEATESIANGLQYVGVMCVEFFVLQDDSLVVNEMAPRPHNSGHYTIDACDLSQFDLQLRTLTGLPLVAPRQHSPAIMLNLLGDLWFPSGDEAVAPPWRELLALPGAHLHLYGKQQARRGRKMGHLTITGASVAQARATAQQAARQLGLDAF; this is translated from the coding sequence ATGAGCGCCGGCGAACGCCGCGAAGGGCCGCCCCGTGCCAGTTCAGCCCCCTCGGGGCTGAGCCCCGCGGCTCCCGATGTGCCTGCGCACATCGGGACGGGACGAAGAGCTGCTGCCTCCGGCAGCGGCACGTCCAGCGCGGCACGAGCCGCATCGGCTGTCGTCGATGCCAAGCCAGTGACAAGCGTGGGGGCTCCCATTCTTCCAGGCGCGACCCTGGGCGTCATGGGCGGCGGCCAGCTCGGGCGCATGTTCGTGCAGGCGGCCCAAAGCATGGGCTACTTCACGGTGGTGCTCGACCCCGATGCCAGCAGTCCGGCGGGGCTGGTCAGCCACTACCACCTCCTGGCCGATTACCTGGACGCGGCGGCGCTGGCGCAGCTGGCGCAGCGCTGCGATGCCATCACCACCGAGTTCGAGAACGTGCCCGCGCCGGCGCTGCGCCAGCTCGCCGCGCAGCGCCGGGTGTCGCCTGATGCCGACGCGGTCGCCATTGCGCAGGACCGCGCGCGCGAGAAGGCGCATTTCGTGGCCTGCGGCGTGCCCTGTGCGCCGCATGCCGTGATCGAAACCGCGGCGCAGCTGGCCGCCGTCTCCGAGGCGCTGCTGCCCGGCATCCTCAAGACCGCGCGCCTGGGTTACGACGGCAAGGGGCAGATCCGCGTCACGACCCGCGCCGAGCTGGCCGCGGCCTGGGCCGAACTCGGCAACGCGCCCTGCGTGCTGGAAAAAATGCTGGCCCTGAAGGCGGAATGCTCGGTGATCGTGGCGCGCGGCCTGGATGGCGCCATGGTGCATTTCCCGGTGCAGCGCAATCTGCACCAGGGCGGCATCCTGGCCGTGACCGAGGTTTATGAAGAAAATGTGTCGCCAGCCCTTGCCCGGTCTGCGGTAGAAGCTACCGAATCAATAGCAAACGGCTTGCAGTACGTGGGCGTGATGTGCGTCGAGTTCTTTGTGCTGCAGGACGATTCGCTGGTCGTCAACGAGATGGCGCCGCGCCCGCACAACAGCGGCCACTACACGATCGACGCCTGCGATCTCTCGCAGTTCGACCTGCAGCTGCGTACCCTCACCGGCCTGCCGCTGGTGGCGCCGCGCCAGCACAGCCCGGCCATCATGCTGAATCTGCTCGGCGACCTGTGGTTCCCCTCGGGTGATGAGGCGGTGGCGCCGCCCTGGCGCGAGCTGCTCGCGCTGCCGGGGGCGCACCTGCACCTGTACGGCAAGCAGCAGGCGCGCCGCGGCCGCAAGATGGGGCACCTGACCATCACCGGCGCCAGCGTGGCGCAGGCCCGGGCCACGGCGCAGCAGGCGGCGCGGCAGCTGGGGCTGGACGCATTTTGA
- a CDS encoding L-threonylcarbamoyladenylate synthase yields the protein MILPADAADSIAIAARALAAGDLVGFPTETVYGLGADAGVDAAVAKIFAAKGRPREHPLIVHVADPDPNGAGVAHFAASVPDFAKQLMRAFWPGPLTLILPRRPKVGAAAAGGQDSIGLRCPSHPVALALLRACSALGVYGVAGPSANRFGRVSPTTAAHVQQEFGDTLLILDGGACAVGIESTIVDCTRGAPVLLRPGVLTRVQIEAACGHKLRTKEELQDAGAAPTPRASGTLAAHYAPNAKVRLMDARALQTALDLLGADLDQSSARIAIYSRAMVRSRAARVIRRRMPDDAGATAQQLFAVLREFDAQGATLIWIETVPDTPDWDGVRDRLQRAAAA from the coding sequence ATGATCCTGCCGGCAGACGCTGCAGATTCGATCGCCATCGCCGCGCGCGCCCTGGCGGCGGGCGATCTGGTGGGCTTCCCGACCGAGACGGTGTACGGCCTCGGCGCCGATGCCGGCGTGGACGCGGCCGTGGCAAAGATCTTTGCCGCCAAGGGCCGTCCACGCGAGCATCCGCTGATCGTGCATGTGGCCGACCCGGACCCGAACGGCGCGGGCGTGGCGCACTTTGCGGCCAGCGTGCCGGACTTTGCGAAGCAGTTGATGCGCGCCTTCTGGCCCGGCCCGTTGACGCTGATCCTGCCGCGCCGCCCCAAGGTCGGGGCCGCCGCGGCCGGCGGGCAGGATTCGATCGGCCTGCGCTGCCCGTCGCACCCGGTGGCGCTGGCGCTGCTGCGGGCCTGCAGCGCGCTGGGCGTGTACGGCGTGGCCGGTCCCAGCGCGAACCGGTTCGGGCGCGTCAGTCCGACCACGGCCGCGCATGTGCAGCAGGAGTTTGGCGACACGCTGCTGATTCTGGATGGCGGCGCCTGCGCTGTCGGCATCGAGTCCACCATCGTCGACTGCACCCGCGGCGCGCCCGTGCTGCTGCGCCCGGGGGTGCTCACGCGCGTGCAGATCGAGGCGGCCTGCGGCCACAAGCTGCGCACCAAAGAAGAACTGCAGGATGCGGGCGCCGCACCGACGCCGCGGGCCTCGGGCACGCTGGCGGCGCACTACGCGCCCAACGCCAAGGTGCGCCTGATGGATGCACGTGCGCTGCAGACCGCGCTCGACCTGCTGGGGGCCGATCTGGACCAGTCGAGCGCCCGCATTGCCATCTACTCTCGCGCCATGGTGCGCAGCCGCGCGGCGCGCGTGATACGCCGGCGCATGCCCGATGACGCCGGCGCTACGGCGCAGCAGCTGTTTGCGGTGCTGCGCGAGTTCGATGCGCAGGGCGCGACCCTGATCTGGATCGAGACCGTGCCCGACACTCCCGACTGGGACGGCGTGCGCGACCGGCTGCAGCGCGCCGCGGCCGCCTAA
- the dacB gene encoding D-alanyl-D-alanine carboxypeptidase/D-alanyl-D-alanine-endopeptidase gives MSFLSRCALALFTLVLGTACGAQTLPPEVAGALARARVPPDAVSLLVLPLDGAPARLSHRAQAPMNPASVMKLVTTFAALDQLGPDFTWKTRFYIDGTLDDGVVNGNLVIRGGGDPKWVIERITADFQALRERGVREVRGDIVLDASIFDVPAHDPGAFDGEPMRPYNSAPSGLLVNFKSVLLGFVPDPASHTARVTSEPPLAGLTVDASVPLSSDDCAGWRGALQADFSSPDRIRFGGSYSVRCGEQIWPLAYADPASYARRVMAAVFAASGGVLDGQVRLGATPPTARLILEAPSLPLSSIIADVNKFSNNVMAQQVFLTLSAQQRGQGSFAASREVVMHWWRQTFGVRGPRAPVLDNGSGLSREGRISALALAQLLRTAAQRPTADVFEQSLSLAGVDGTVASMRERGIAPDALGNARLKTGTLRDVAAVAGYATGRSGRRYALVGLINHPNAPAARPALDALVEWTVKDQ, from the coding sequence ATGTCATTCCTGTCCCGCTGCGCGCTGGCGCTATTCACCCTGGTGCTGGGCACGGCCTGCGGCGCCCAGACCCTCCCTCCAGAAGTCGCCGGCGCGCTGGCCCGCGCCAGGGTCCCGCCGGACGCCGTGAGCCTGCTGGTGCTGCCGCTGGACGGCGCGCCCGCGCGCCTGAGCCACCGCGCGCAGGCCCCCATGAACCCGGCCTCGGTGATGAAGCTGGTGACCACCTTCGCGGCGCTGGACCAGCTCGGGCCAGACTTCACCTGGAAGACGCGCTTTTACATCGACGGCACGCTGGACGACGGCGTCGTGAACGGCAACCTGGTGATCCGCGGCGGCGGCGACCCGAAATGGGTGATCGAGCGCATCACGGCGGACTTTCAGGCCCTGCGCGAGCGCGGCGTACGCGAGGTGCGCGGCGACATCGTGCTCGATGCCAGCATCTTCGACGTGCCCGCGCACGACCCCGGCGCTTTCGACGGCGAGCCGATGCGCCCCTACAACAGCGCGCCCAGCGGCCTGCTGGTCAACTTCAAGTCCGTGCTGCTGGGCTTTGTGCCCGACCCGGCGAGCCACACGGCCCGCGTCACCAGCGAGCCGCCGCTGGCCGGCCTGACGGTGGACGCCAGCGTGCCTTTGAGCAGCGACGACTGCGCCGGCTGGCGCGGTGCGCTGCAGGCCGATTTCTCCAGCCCGGACCGCATCCGCTTTGGCGGCAGCTACAGCGTGCGCTGCGGCGAGCAGATCTGGCCACTGGCCTATGCCGACCCCGCCAGCTACGCACGCCGCGTGATGGCGGCCGTGTTCGCGGCCTCGGGCGGCGTGCTGGACGGCCAGGTGCGCCTGGGGGCCACACCGCCCACGGCCCGGCTGATCCTGGAGGCGCCGTCGCTGCCGCTGTCCAGCATCATTGCCGACGTCAACAAGTTCAGCAACAACGTGATGGCGCAGCAGGTGTTTTTGACGCTGAGTGCGCAGCAGCGCGGCCAGGGCAGCTTTGCCGCCTCGCGCGAGGTGGTGATGCACTGGTGGCGCCAAACCTTTGGCGTTCGCGGGCCCAGGGCACCCGTGCTCGACAACGGCTCGGGCCTGAGCCGCGAGGGGCGCATTTCGGCGCTGGCGCTGGCGCAGTTGCTGCGCACGGCGGCGCAGCGGCCCACGGCCGATGTCTTCGAGCAGTCTCTCTCGCTCGCGGGCGTGGACGGCACGGTGGCCAGCATGCGCGAGCGCGGCATCGCGCCCGATGCGCTGGGCAATGCGCGGCTCAAGACCGGCACGCTGCGTGACGTCGCGGCCGTGGCCGGCTACGCCACGGGGCGCAGCGGGCGGCGCTATGCGCTGGTCGGCCTGATCAACCACCCGAACGCCCCGGCGGCCCGGCCCGCGCTGGACGCGCTGGTGGAGTGGACGGTGAAGGACCAGTAG
- the purE gene encoding 5-(carboxyamino)imidazole ribonucleotide mutase has product MTIQIGVVMGSASDWDTMQHAVQILQQFGIAYEARVVSAHRMPDELFAYAESAVPRGLRAIIAGAGGAAHLPGMLAAKTVVPVLGVPVASRHLQGVDSLYSIVQMPKGVPVATFAIGAAGAANAALFAVALLAGEDAALRARLEAFRAEQTEAACAMTLPPAGVAS; this is encoded by the coding sequence ATGACTATTCAAATCGGCGTGGTGATGGGCTCGGCCAGCGACTGGGACACGATGCAGCACGCAGTGCAGATTCTCCAACAGTTCGGCATCGCCTACGAAGCGCGGGTGGTTTCGGCCCACCGCATGCCGGACGAGCTCTTTGCCTATGCCGAATCGGCCGTGCCGCGCGGGCTGCGCGCCATTATCGCGGGCGCCGGCGGCGCCGCGCATCTGCCGGGCATGCTGGCGGCCAAAACCGTGGTGCCGGTGCTGGGGGTGCCGGTCGCCAGCCGCCACCTGCAGGGCGTGGATTCGCTCTACAGCATCGTGCAAATGCCCAAGGGCGTGCCGGTCGCCACCTTCGCCATCGGCGCGGCGGGCGCGGCCAACGCGGCGCTGTTCGCCGTGGCCCTGCTGGCGGGCGAGGACGCGGCGCTGCGTGCGCGGCTCGAAGCCTTCCGCGCCGAGCAGACCGAGGCCGCGTGTGCCATGACGCTGCCACCGGCGGGCGTCGCATCATGA